From Micromonospora echinaurantiaca:
CACGATCACCCACGCCAGGTCGGGGTGCCCGCCGGCGGAGAGGACGGCGGCAGTGATCACCGCCGCCTCGCCCGGCACCGCCGGGAAGAACGCGTCGACCGCGGTGACCCCGAAGAGCACCAGGTACACCCACGGCGAGGCGACCGTCTCCCGGAGCAGGTCGAGCACCGCTTCCATGCCCCCATGCTGGCCGGGTGCCGGCCGCGCGGGGGCCGAGTCAGCGGATCGTGCCGATCAGGTGGGGCCGGCCGGTACGCGCGTCGTGCAGGGCGAACTCCCAGGCCGGGGTGGCGCTGAAGGCGACCGTGCCGGGCAGCGGCACGGGCAGCTTGAAGGCCACGTCGACGGTGAACGCGTCCGGCAGCCGACTCTCCAGCGCGGCCAGGCAGCGGGCCTTGCTCCACATCCCGTGCGCGATCGGGCGAGGGAACCCGAGCAGCCGGGCGCCCAGCCGGGAGGTGTGGATCGGGTTGTGGTCGCCGGAGACCCGCGCGTAGTCGGTGCCCACCCGGGGTTCGACCCGCCAGTGCGTGGAGGCGGGCGGCGGCGCCGGCCGCTCGCCCCGGTCGCGCCGCTCGCCGCCGCCGGTGCCGCGCTCCTTGCCGAGGTACGTCGAGACGCCCCGCCACACCTCCGCCCCGGCCACCGAGGCGACCAGGACCACGTCCAGTTGCCGGCCCCGGTCGTGCGGGCGCAGGTTCTCCGCGTACGTGGTGAAGTCGAGCGGCTCGTCGGCGGTGAGCGGGCGGTGCACGGTGATCCGGTTGCCCACGTGCACCACGCCGGTCAGCGGGATCGGGAAGTCGGCCGCGGTCATCAGCCGCAGCGCCAGCGGGAAGCCGAGCACGTGCGGGTACGTCGGCGGCAGCCGGTCGGCCAGCCGGAACCCGCAGACCCGGTCGTACTCGGCCAGGTGGGCCCGGTCGACGGTGGCCCCGGTGACGGCCAGCTCGACAGCGGGCACGGTGTCGCCGCGCCGGCCACCCGCGCCGGGCAGCGCGCCGAGCAGGGCGCGCCGGTAGAGCGCGCCGGCCGCGGGCATCGCCGGCAGCTCGACCCGGGCCCGGGTGGCGGCGGGACGGTCCTCGGTGGTCGCCATCTCAGGCCCCCAGCAGGCTCTGGCCGCAGACCCGGACCACGTTGCCGCTGACCGCGCCGGAGGCCGGCCAGGACAGCCAGCCGATGGTCTCCGCCACGTCGACCGGCAGGCCGCCCTGGGACATGCTGTTCATCCGCCGGCCCGCCTCGCGCAGCATCAGCGGGATCCGGGCGGTCAGCC
This genomic window contains:
- a CDS encoding MaoC/PaaZ C-terminal domain-containing protein: MATTEDRPAATRARVELPAMPAAGALYRRALLGALPGAGGRRGDTVPAVELAVTGATVDRAHLAEYDRVCGFRLADRLPPTYPHVLGFPLALRLMTAADFPIPLTGVVHVGNRITVHRPLTADEPLDFTTYAENLRPHDRGRQLDVVLVASVAGAEVWRGVSTYLGKERGTGGGERRDRGERPAPPPASTHWRVEPRVGTDYARVSGDHNPIHTSRLGARLLGFPRPIAHGMWSKARCLAALESRLPDAFTVDVAFKLPVPLPGTVAFSATPAWEFALHDARTGRPHLIGTIR